In the Sinomonas cyclohexanicum genome, CACCGAGGGTGATCTTCACATTCGTATCGAGACGGTCCGCGAGAGAGGACGCCAAGAAGTCGAGTCGCTCGTGGCGGGCATTGGTGCGGGCCGACGGTCGCCGCGCTTCCTCCGGCTCCTGATAGAGGGCGACAGCCTCTTCAGTGGCTCGAACCGACAGCCCCTCAGACACAATCTTCTGCGCCATGCGCTCGATCGCCGCGTCGTCCGGCAGCGAGAGGAGGGCACGCGCGTGACCAGCCGACAGCACGCCGGCAGCCACACGGCGCTGAACCAACGGGGGCAGTCGGAGCAAACGGATGGTGTTGGAGACTTGGGGGCGCGAGCGGCCGATGCGGTCGGCAAGCTCCTCGTGGGTGGTGCCGAAGTCCTCGAGCAGCTGCTGGTAGGCCGCGGCTTCCTCGAGTGGATTGAGCTGGCTTCGGTGCAGGTTCTCAAGGAGGGCGTCGCGAAGCAGCGCGTCGTCCCCGGTATCCCGGATGATCGCGGGAAGCACGTCGAGCCCCGCTGCCATGGCGGCCCGCCACCGGCGCTCGCCCATCACCAACTCATAGGGCTGGCTACCGGATTCGGTTGATTTCCGAATGACGATCGGCTGGAGAATGCCGATCTCGCGCACCGAGTGGACGAGCTCAGCCATCTCGTCCTCATCGAACACAGTGCGGGGCTGCTTCCGGTTCGGATGGATGTCCCCCACCGCAACCTCGGCAAACTGCGCCCCGGGAACCTCGACCAGATCGAGCTCATCCGTGTCCCGCTCCTTGGCCCGCGAGCGGGACGGCCGCGCCGTCTTCGTCTCGGCGGCGCCCCCCGTCTCCGGTGATGCCGAAGCGGTGGGAGCGGAATCGTCGTCGGAGGCGCCCGCCTCAACAGGCGACGCCGGCCCCGGCGTCTCCGCCTCGGACTCACCACGGCGTCCTGCGTCAGGGAAGAAGAGGTCCACAGGGCGTGACGGCGTCGTCGAGCCGCTGGTCGCCGGGGCGGAGCTGGGAATGAGGGCCCCCAGGCCCCGGCCCAGTCCTCGGCGCTTCTCGCTCATAGCGGTATCCTCCCTCAGGCCCTTCGCCGGGCACCTGGCTGTTCGAGTGGTGGTGACGGGTATGCGGGCCGCCTATCGCTCCGCGATCTCGGCGGCGGCTTCGAGGTAGGACAGCGCTCCGGTCGACGTCGGGTCGTACGTCATTACGGTCTGCTGGTAGCTGGGGGCCTCAGAAATGCGCACGGACCGCGGCACCACAGCGTCGAGGACCTGCTCCGGGAAGTGCTCGCGAACCTCGGCGGCGACCTGGGCCGCCAGATTCGTCCTCCCGTCATACATGGTGAGGAGAATCGTCGACACCCTCAGATCAGCGTTGAGGTGCTTCTGGATCATCTCGATGTTCTTGAGGAGCTGGCTGAGTCCCTCGAGCGCGTAGTACTCGCACTGGATCGGGATCAATACCTCCGTCGCGGCGCAGAAGGCGTTCACCGTGAGGAGGCCTAGGCTCGGCGGGCAGTCCACGAAGATGTAGTCGAGCCGCGGAAGCCCAGCCTCCTTGCGGGCCACGGCGTAGTTGTCGATCGCACGGCGGAGCCGCTGTTCGCGGGCGACGAGCGAGACCAACTCAATCTCCGCCCCCGCGAGATGGATGGTCGCCGGGGCACACACAAGGTTGTCCACGTCGGGGCACGGCGCCACTACGTCAACCAGAGGAGCATCGTTGATGAGCACGTCGTAGATGCTCTCGACCTCGGCGTGATGCTCGATCCCTAGCGCGGTCGACGCGTTGCCCTGCGGATCGATGTCGATGACCAAGACCTGCAGGCCGGCCGAGGCGAGTGCCGCAGCGATGTTCACCGTCGTCGTCGTCTTGCCGACGCCGCCCTTCTGGTTCGAGACCGTGAACACGCGGGTGGAGTCTGGCTTGCGCAGTGTGCGTCCTTGGAGGCGCTCCCGGCGCCTGGCCTCATTCGCGAGCTGCGAGGCGATCGGGCTGCCCTCGTCTACCGTCTTCAGGAACCCCTGGCCGTCACGCGTGGTGCCCTGGGCCGGTGAAGACTGGGCCACGGGTGCGGGGTCGGGAGCGGTACTGGGCGCCTCGTCAGAGGCGGCACGGGCGGAACCGAGCGTCAGGAAGGGAGGGATCCGTTGGGCCGACGTCTCACCACTGTTCACTGGTCAACTCACTCTCGATTCGCGTCGATTGCCTCACACTAGACTAACGGCTGAAGATGCTCTCCCGAGGTACTTCAGGCCTCTCCGACAGCGATCCTCACCACGGTTGTGGGCTCCGCGAGAAGCCCCTCGCCCACCAGATGCACCTGCGGCGAATGCCCCTTGAACTTCCGGATCACCTTCGCGGCCTTCTCTACTTCCTCAGCGGCGCTGCGCCCCTTGATGGCCACGAGGGTCCCCGTCCCGCCGAGCAGCGGGAGGGTCATGGGGACGAGGGTCGAGAGGGCGGACACCGCGCGCGCGGTGACGAACGCGACGTCGACCGTTCCCGCCACCTGCTCGGCACGCCCCCGGACCACCGCGACGTTCTCCAGCCCCAGATCCGCGATCACTTCCTCGAGCCAGACCACGCGCCGCTCGAGCGGTTCGATGAGCGTCAGCCGCAGGTCGGGCCGGGCAATGGCCAGGCAGAGCCCCGGGAGTCCCGCGCCGCTTCCGACGTCCGCGACCGTGGCCCCGGTCGGGAACTCGGATTCGATGACCGCGCAGTTGAGGACGTGCCGGCTCCAGAGCCGCGGGACCTCGCGCGGGCCGATGAGCCCGCGCTCGAGCCCGGAGCTCGCAAGGTGGCCCACATACCGGCGGGCGAGATCCAGACGGTCACCGAAGAGCCGCTCGGCGGCGGCCAGCTCGGGACCCTCGAGGTCCGGGACCTCCACGGACGTGGCGTCGGCTGGCTTCTCCGCCATCGTCAGTCGGCCGAGACGACGATGTGACGGGAAGCGCCCTCGCCCTCCGACTCGCTGACGAAACCCAGGTCGGCGACGGCGTCGTGCACGATCTTGCGCTCGTACGAGCTCATAGGCTCGAGATGCACCGAGGCCTCGCCGGCCTTGACGCGCTCCACCGCCTTCTCCGCGATGTCGGCCAGATGCACGGAACGCTCGCCCCGGTACCCATTGATGTCGAGTACGAGCCGCGAGCGGTTGCCGGTCGCAGCGAGGA is a window encoding:
- a CDS encoding ParA family protein; amino-acid sequence: MKTVDEGSPIASQLANEARRRERLQGRTLRKPDSTRVFTVSNQKGGVGKTTTTVNIAAALASAGLQVLVIDIDPQGNASTALGIEHHAEVESIYDVLINDAPLVDVVAPCPDVDNLVCAPATIHLAGAEIELVSLVAREQRLRRAIDNYAVARKEAGLPRLDYIFVDCPPSLGLLTVNAFCAATEVLIPIQCEYYALEGLSQLLKNIEMIQKHLNADLRVSTILLTMYDGRTNLAAQVAAEVREHFPEQVLDAVVPRSVRISEAPSYQQTVMTYDPTSTGALSYLEAAAEIAER
- the rsmG gene encoding 16S rRNA (guanine(527)-N(7))-methyltransferase RsmG, which gives rise to MAEKPADATSVEVPDLEGPELAAAERLFGDRLDLARRYVGHLASSGLERGLIGPREVPRLWSRHVLNCAVIESEFPTGATVADVGSGAGLPGLCLAIARPDLRLTLIEPLERRVVWLEEVIADLGLENVAVVRGRAEQVAGTVDVAFVTARAVSALSTLVPMTLPLLGGTGTLVAIKGRSAAEEVEKAAKVIRKFKGHSPQVHLVGEGLLAEPTTVVRIAVGEA
- a CDS encoding ParB/RepB/Spo0J family partition protein; translation: MSEKRRGLGRGLGALIPSSAPATSGSTTPSRPVDLFFPDAGRRGESEAETPGPASPVEAGASDDDSAPTASASPETGGAAETKTARPSRSRAKERDTDELDLVEVPGAQFAEVAVGDIHPNRKQPRTVFDEDEMAELVHSVREIGILQPIVIRKSTESGSQPYELVMGERRWRAAMAAGLDVLPAIIRDTGDDALLRDALLENLHRSQLNPLEEAAAYQQLLEDFGTTHEELADRIGRSRPQVSNTIRLLRLPPLVQRRVAAGVLSAGHARALLSLPDDAAIERMAQKIVSEGLSVRATEEAVALYQEPEEARRPSARTNARHERLDFLASSLADRLDTNVKITLGARKGKVSIEFASVEDLNRIMTLINPEDG